The sequence TGACGGTGCGTGTGGATGGCATCGACTTCCAACCCGAAAGCGCGGGCGAGCTGCACCGTTGAACGCATGGCGCCCAGCCAGGCTGTGTGCCCGCGATTTCACTCCATGCTGAAATATTTAAATCCGCAGGCACAATACAAAACATGTCTCAGATCTCGCCTCTCCCTTCGCTGAATCGGCAATTCGTCTCACACTTTGGCGAAATGGGCAGCCGCTGGGGCATCAATCGCACCGTCGGCCAGATCTACGCCCTGCTCTATCTGTCGCCGCGCGCGCTGAATGCCGAGGAGATTGCCGAGACGCTGGAGTTCTCGCGCTCCAACGTGAGCATGGGGCTCAAGGAGCTGCAGTCCTGGCGACTGGTCAACCTGCGCCACCACCCCGGCGACCGGCGCGAATACTTTGAAGCGCCGCAAGACGTGTGGGAGATCTTTCGCCGCTTGGCCGAAGAGCGCCGCCGCCGCGAAATCGAGCCCACGCAGTCCATGCTGCGCTCGGCCCTGCTGGAATCGGCCCAGTCCGAAGACGAGCAACATGCCCAGCAGCGCATGCAGGAGATGTACCAGCTCATCGAAAAGCTGATGACCTGGTTTGACGATGTGCAGCGCCTGCAACCCGAAACTGCCATGCAGCTGATGGGCATGGGCTCGGCCGTCACGCGTGTGCTGGAGATCAAGGACAAGCTCACCGGCCGCGGCAAAAAGCCCGCTAAGGACGACAGCCAAGACTGAAAAAAGGCCTGCAGATGCAGGCCTTTGTTTTTGCGCGCATCACCACAACGCACGGTATTGGGTGGCAGGAGTGGGTCAAAAAACCGCAGCGGGCCCCAAAGCACAACCACAACGGCCAGACAGCGCTTCAGGCGCGACGCTGGCCCGCAGACAGTACTTGCGTACGGCAAGGGCCAGCAACAAAGCATGAGGCGCTGTATGGCCGCCTCCAAACGATTAACCATCCACGGCCTTCAGGGCTGGCTTCAAGGCTTGGTGATCTGGGCGCGCAGGGCGCGTAGCTGCGCCTTGATGCGCTGCGTGTGGCCAATCCCCATGCGCAGCAAAATCTTCTGCCCCGCTGAGGCGTTCTGCAACTCGCTGTCCGCAAACTCATAACGCAGCCAAGGCTGCTGCGGCGCCTGTGGCACGCCCGGCTGCGCCTGGCTGTGGACCTGCACCAGCTTCAAGGCCAGCGGGGCTGTCGGATCGGGCGTGGCCAGCAGATGGTCTATCACCGCCACCAGCCTGTCATTGAAGCGCTGGCCGGGGTAGCCCAGATTCTCATAGGCCTGCTGCAGCACGGGGTAGACGCGGCGGTACAGGGCGGCGCCCTGCTCCACGTTCAGACCCGCCACAAAGCCCACCACTTCGTCATAACGTGCTGCGTTTTCTGCAGCGATCGTCATACCGCCATCGTCGGTGCGAGCCACCACCATGCGGCCTCCCACGGGGTGCAAGGGCCACAGCCGCACTGCGGCCTGGCCGCGCGCCAGATTGTCCACCGTGGCCGTGATGCGGCGGGCCTGGTCATCGGTGGCCACAAAGCGCAGCGTGGCTTCGCGGCCCAGCCATCCACTCACGGCCTGGGCCAGGGCCTGGCCGTCGTCCGCCACCAAGGGCGGGCGCCCCTGGGCATCGGCGGCGGGCTCTATGGGGTGGGAGGTGGCGGCCGCTTCGCTCGGCGCGGGCGCAGGCACGGCCTCCGGTGCAGGGCTGGGCTCGGGCGCCGCAGCCGGCGCTGCAGCAGTGGCCGGCGCCTGGGGTGCAGGGGCTGCAGGCGGTGCCTCTCGCCCCCATTGCCACCAGGCCGCGCCACCGGCTGCCAACAACAAGGCAAACAGGCCCAGCTTGGCACCCAGGCCCAGGCCCTTGGCCTGGTGGTGCAGGCGGGAAATGGGCTCCCCGCGTGCATCGGCGGCAGAGTGGGCTGCGGCGGCCGGAGCCGCTGGCGTGCGGGGCTCCATGCGGGATGTGGGTTCAGGCATGCGGAAATCCTCTCATCAACACCCGCCCACCCTAGCAGCAATCCCCGTTCGGGGCTTGTACACCTTCCTTGCGCCAGGGTCAGGTATCGGGGGGCGTACAAAAAAGGCCTGCCCTCTTTCGAGGACAGGCCTTGGCTGCGCAGTGACAGCGCGAACGCTTAATCGGGCTTAATCCGGCAGCTTGCTGGTGCGGTCCAGGATGCGGCGGCGCGTGGCCTCGTCATCCATCAGCTCAAACCACATGGCGTTGAGCACGGCAAAGGCCGCTGCCAGGGGCAGGCCCAGGATCCAGGAGAAATACCACATACGGTTTCCTTTGCTTTGGTATTTAGTACGAGTGGCCTTGGCCGGTGGCAATCGCCACCGCGTCCACCTTGCCACGCAAAATGCTGTAGACCCAGCTGGTATAGGCCAGGATGATGG comes from Comamonas sp. GB3 AK4-5 and encodes:
- the cydX gene encoding cytochrome bd-I oxidase subunit CydX, with product MWYFSWILGLPLAAAFAVLNAMWFELMDDEATRRRILDRTSKLPD
- a CDS encoding DUF3014 domain-containing protein, which gives rise to MPEPTSRMEPRTPAAPAAAAHSAADARGEPISRLHHQAKGLGLGAKLGLFALLLAAGGAAWWQWGREAPPAAPAPQAPATAAAPAAAPEPSPAPEAVPAPAPSEAAATSHPIEPAADAQGRPPLVADDGQALAQAVSGWLGREATLRFVATDDQARRITATVDNLARGQAAVRLWPLHPVGGRMVVARTDDGGMTIAAENAARYDEVVGFVAGLNVEQGAALYRRVYPVLQQAYENLGYPGQRFNDRLVAVIDHLLATPDPTAPLALKLVQVHSQAQPGVPQAPQQPWLRYEFADSELQNASAGQKILLRMGIGHTQRIKAQLRALRAQITKP
- a CDS encoding GbsR/MarR family transcriptional regulator; protein product: MSQISPLPSLNRQFVSHFGEMGSRWGINRTVGQIYALLYLSPRALNAEEIAETLEFSRSNVSMGLKELQSWRLVNLRHHPGDRREYFEAPQDVWEIFRRLAEERRRREIEPTQSMLRSALLESAQSEDEQHAQQRMQEMYQLIEKLMTWFDDVQRLQPETAMQLMGMGSAVTRVLEIKDKLTGRGKKPAKDDSQD